The following are encoded in a window of Methanobrevibacter ruminantium M1 genomic DNA:
- the hisS gene encoding histidine--tRNA ligase, producing the protein MEFERPRGTRDFLFEEMRERKMAEDTLRNVFENYGFGEVQTPLFEDLKLFTTKSGEEIVDQLYNFKDKGDRDLALRPEITAPIARLYLNELQKTSKPIKIYYYGSCFRYERPQKGRFRQFWQFGCELIGAKTPEGEAEVIAMCNNAIEELGITTAEFNVNHLGIIRGLFAHFDIDTATQREIMVVIDKGDKDLLKDSLVGENPIIKDKPELNEVLFKLMDMVGDSSIIKDIEELVAPYEETQEALEEFKELVKTLESFQVFNYKLNLGVARGLDYYTGIVFEVYVEGLGAQKQVCGGGTYNLVKLFGGEDVVSTGFALGFDRLMNAIEELNGKVELEPIVNTYVAAISDSTRHNAFSIAQDLRKANIPTEVDLSRKKFKKILAYANKIDVKYTVLVGERDLEEGKVTIKDMLTGEQELVAIDEVVDYIKGKLY; encoded by the coding sequence ATGGAATTTGAAAGACCAAGAGGAACAAGAGACTTCCTCTTTGAGGAAATGAGAGAAAGAAAGATGGCTGAAGACACTTTAAGAAATGTCTTTGAAAATTACGGATTCGGCGAAGTGCAGACACCTCTTTTTGAAGACTTAAAATTATTCACTACAAAATCCGGAGAGGAGATTGTAGATCAATTATACAACTTCAAGGACAAGGGAGATAGGGATTTGGCCCTTAGGCCAGAGATAACCGCCCCTATTGCAAGGCTATACTTAAATGAGCTTCAAAAGACCTCAAAGCCAATCAAGATTTACTATTATGGAAGCTGCTTCAGATATGAAAGGCCCCAAAAGGGCAGATTCAGACAATTCTGGCAATTCGGATGCGAATTGATTGGAGCAAAGACTCCTGAAGGTGAGGCTGAAGTCATTGCAATGTGCAACAATGCAATCGAAGAGCTTGGAATAACTACAGCAGAATTCAATGTAAACCACCTCGGAATCATAAGAGGGCTCTTTGCCCACTTTGACATTGACACAGCCACCCAAAGGGAGATAATGGTTGTTATCGATAAGGGAGACAAGGACCTATTAAAGGACTCCCTTGTTGGAGAAAACCCAATCATAAAGGACAAGCCAGAGCTTAATGAAGTGCTGTTCAAACTTATGGACATGGTAGGGGATTCATCAATCATAAAAGACATAGAAGAGCTTGTCGCTCCATACGAAGAAACCCAAGAGGCATTGGAAGAGTTTAAAGAGCTTGTAAAAACCTTAGAAAGCTTCCAGGTATTCAACTACAAATTGAACCTTGGCGTCGCCAGAGGCCTTGACTACTATACAGGAATCGTATTTGAGGTATATGTGGAAGGACTTGGCGCACAGAAGCAGGTCTGCGGCGGAGGAACCTACAATCTAGTCAAGCTATTCGGAGGAGAGGATGTTGTTTCCACAGGATTTGCATTAGGATTTGACAGACTGATGAATGCAATAGAAGAGCTTAATGGCAAAGTTGAATTGGAACCAATAGTTAACACTTATGTTGCTGCAATCTCCGACTCAACAAGACACAATGCTTTCAGCATTGCACAAGACCTTAGAAAGGCCAACATTCCAACTGAAGTGGACCTATCCAGAAAGAAATTCAAGAAGATCTTGGCTTATGCAAATAAGATAGATGTAAAATACACAGTTCTTGTAGGAGAACGTGACCTAGAGGAAGGAAAGGTTACAATTAAGGACATGTTAACTGGAGAGCAGGAATTGGTAGCCATTGATGAAGTGGTTGACTACATTAAAGGCAAATTATATTAA
- a CDS encoding Ig-like domain-containing protein produces MVSLSSVSAASDLIQDYEDLTIQNSYDDLIIQDSFNEDLIQDSSNTELKTQDSSIDNLKETINQTESIDDTLTNQDLSSLQDSSKENIKDSNLKSSRLGKSITVKGNTFQSIQSAIDGAEAGDTIILSENMFKGDNYYGLGEQIYINKSLTIMGSSQFGSQYIILNALHSSRIFNITADNVTISNIQFTNGYVVGEPGGAIYWFGNNGKIINSYFSLNCANSSMEWDIEGGAIYFGLKFKNQYIENCLFKYNSAYDGGALYTCSQNTTISKCTFDSNFGISNNAGGMANGAALSFSAKDVYVIDSTFLNNDAPEGWGGAVYIYKHGYEPYFFNCSFKNNSAAFGGAICWLTDGGTFLNCTFENNHATGGDAIPHGGAIYKIGRNGGNIINSTFTRNYATTGSAIYLNAYLNIDNCTFTDNQADSEGAIYIITDNVTIRNCLFDKNYAYNYGAAIFSWDHDNIKVENSRFIENHARNEGGAIYFLGKNCQIYGCLFEGNRVSNFYSFGGAVFMEISGEDTSILDCSFKNNSALYKGGALYISYGSSEKIAIINSSFEDNSASNGGAIQADWNLSLIANSSFEDNSASYGGAIQVFGSVDLIANSSFEDNSASYGGAIHVFRSIGLIANSTFKNNYANSLEINQSKESYGRVFTFKGKENYINAIYTEDYSLNFENVTYWDGSFVTSGSPIKSDCEAGIKIRIVLRQGVSAGPVVLNITKITNIKGEVVFNEYNGLSPGIYYYEAYHPKDSYYSESEKLSGMITVPKKATDNTLAISLDDSIYGEDLKVNVNTDVSGEYRIYIANSNYDAIFTDDDVAKGNVLAYDITVNENELKGNKWTILKNSLNVKNGYGAYIQFADLEDGENYINIHNRTSFNVYKAESSIDANETIAIEGDGAEVNYTIENGTASIDNIRRGSAILEEGTDYNFTVTPDKIIITGLDMGNYTVKLKTIVDSNYNPSTKEVFICILGRTAIDVQESVAIEKDKSYLLSPTLIPEDAGTLRYISNDESIVKVDSKGNLTAISEGNTTIMVLFDGNDIYAPSNATVKVSVYSGSMPTSIKVNKSFELYMDESIDMGAVLDPANAGNLTYKSSNEKIVKVDNYGKITGLGQGKANITVSFSGNEKFLASNATALVTVYPLVDLKIAKSANVSGEVYIGDKIKFVITVSNNGPSNATGVYVNEALNSNLVLASNSTTKGNYDGSKWTIGNLNKGETVNLTIIANVKSVGNIDNKVIANSTERDSNYTNNIASISTIKALPIVDLSINVTSNKKSLNVGDTFTYTINLINLGPSKATNIIVDELLSQFIELVNVNLSIGNYDNSTSVWSVDQLDPNSPVSLNLTVKAIRAGKIENSVTAYSNEKDSNESNNNFTLSINCVKINTQLTANNITTSYNLNKDLIIGLNDSKGNPLSGFIVSVDLNGKKNYTTDSNGQIKIPTKSLIPDTYNATIRFEGNEKYYSSHASAIIVVKRASTSLNYTNMNTVAFDSNIEGRVGEYFQFQLLDNDGKPIAGKQVFIGFNGVKYNRTTNQTGEARLQINLKYANHYTFAIAFLGDNNYSGDFQVALINVTEQTPVLTTSPKTYKSTAKTKALTATLKSSRGQALAGKKITFTLNGKVYSGNTNSDGIATVNVSLSKKGTYSFTAQYGGDSTYKKVTKSSKLTIK; encoded by the coding sequence TTGGTATCTTTATCAAGCGTTTCAGCTGCAAGTGATTTAATTCAAGACTATGAAGATTTAACTATTCAAAATTCATATGATGATTTAATCATTCAAGACTCTTTTAATGAAGATTTAATTCAAGATTCTTCTAATACAGAGTTAAAAACTCAAGATTCATCTATTGACAATCTAAAAGAGACTATAAATCAAACAGAATCAATAGATGACACATTAACTAATCAAGATTTATCAAGTCTCCAAGACTCTTCAAAGGAGAATATAAAGGATTCCAATTTAAAAAGCTCAAGACTGGGAAAATCCATAACCGTTAAGGGAAATACATTTCAATCCATTCAATCAGCGATTGATGGTGCAGAAGCTGGAGACACTATTATTCTAAGCGAAAATATGTTTAAGGGAGATAATTATTATGGCCTTGGAGAACAAATTTATATTAATAAGTCCCTTACCATAATGGGCAGTTCTCAATTCGGCAGCCAATATATAATTTTAAATGCACTACATAGTTCCCGTATTTTCAATATCACTGCAGATAATGTTACAATAAGCAATATTCAATTTACCAATGGCTACGTAGTAGGTGAACCCGGAGGAGCTATTTACTGGTTTGGAAACAATGGGAAAATTATAAATTCTTACTTCTCATTAAATTGCGCCAATTCCTCTATGGAATGGGATATTGAAGGAGGTGCAATTTACTTTGGGTTGAAATTCAAAAATCAATATATTGAAAATTGTTTATTCAAATATAATTCTGCATATGATGGCGGAGCATTATATACCTGTTCGCAAAATACCACAATCTCAAAATGTACTTTTGACAGTAATTTTGGTATTTCGAATAATGCTGGTGGCATGGCCAATGGTGCAGCTCTCAGTTTTAGTGCTAAAGATGTTTATGTAATTGATTCCACTTTCTTAAATAATGATGCTCCAGAAGGATGGGGTGGTGCAGTATATATCTATAAACATGGGTATGAACCTTATTTCTTTAATTGTTCCTTTAAAAATAATTCTGCAGCTTTTGGAGGTGCAATATGTTGGTTAACTGATGGAGGGACATTTTTAAATTGTACTTTTGAGAATAATCATGCAACCGGCGGTGACGCTATTCCCCATGGTGGTGCTATCTATAAAATAGGGCGCAATGGAGGCAATATTATAAATTCCACTTTCACAAGAAATTATGCAACTACAGGCAGTGCCATTTATCTAAACGCTTATTTAAACATAGACAATTGTACTTTCACGGATAATCAGGCTGATAGTGAAGGTGCCATTTACATAATAACTGATAATGTTACGATACGCAACTGTTTATTTGACAAAAATTATGCATATAATTACGGCGCGGCCATTTTTTCTTGGGACCATGACAATATCAAAGTGGAAAATTCCAGATTTATTGAAAATCATGCTCGCAATGAAGGTGGCGCCATCTATTTCCTCGGAAAGAATTGTCAGATATATGGCTGCCTATTTGAGGGCAATAGGGTAAGCAATTTTTACTCTTTCGGTGGTGCCGTCTTTATGGAAATTAGTGGTGAGGATACTTCCATTCTAGATTGTAGCTTTAAAAATAACTCTGCTCTTTATAAGGGCGGAGCCCTATACATTTCTTATGGCTCTTCGGAAAAGATTGCAATTATAAATTCAAGTTTTGAGGATAATTCAGCAAGTAATGGTGGTGCAATTCAGGCGGATTGGAATTTAAGCCTTATTGCAAATTCAAGTTTTGAGGATAATTCAGCAAGTTATGGAGGTGCAATACAGGTGTTTGGGAGTGTAGACCTTATTGCAAATTCAAGCTTTGAGGATAATTCAGCAAGTTATGGAGGTGCAATACATGTGTTTAGGAGTATAGGCCTTATTGCAAATTCCACCTTTAAGAATAATTATGCAAACAGTTTAGAGATTAACCAATCCAAAGAGTCATATGGAAGAGTATTTACTTTTAAGGGCAAGGAAAATTATATTAATGCTATCTATACTGAAGATTACAGTTTGAACTTTGAGAATGTGACCTATTGGGACGGTTCATTTGTCACCAGCGGCAGCCCTATAAAGAGTGACTGTGAAGCAGGCATAAAAATCAGAATAGTTCTTCGCCAAGGCGTTTCGGCAGGTCCTGTTGTTTTAAATATTACAAAAATAACTAATATCAAGGGGGAAGTTGTTTTTAATGAGTATAATGGTCTTTCTCCAGGAATCTATTATTATGAGGCATATCATCCTAAAGACAGCTATTATTCAGAGTCAGAGAAGTTAAGCGGCATGATCACTGTCCCTAAAAAAGCCACTGACAACACCCTTGCTATTTCTCTAGATGATTCAATCTATGGGGAAGACCTAAAGGTTAATGTAAATACTGACGTCTCTGGAGAATACAGGATCTATATTGCAAATTCAAATTATGATGCAATATTCACCGATGACGATGTCGCAAAGGGCAATGTATTGGCCTATGATATTACAGTAAATGAGAATGAGCTCAAGGGAAATAAATGGACAATCCTAAAAAATTCTTTGAATGTTAAGAACGGATATGGAGCATACATTCAGTTTGCAGACCTTGAAGACGGCGAAAATTACATAAATATTCATAATAGGACTTCATTCAATGTCTATAAGGCAGAATCCAGCATAGATGCAAATGAAACAATTGCCATTGAGGGGGATGGCGCTGAGGTAAACTACACAATTGAAAACGGAACTGCAAGCATAGACAACATTAGAAGGGGCTCTGCCATATTGGAGGAAGGCACTGATTATAATTTTACAGTCACTCCAGATAAGATAATAATCACTGGATTGGATATGGGCAATTATACTGTAAAATTAAAAACCATTGTTGATTCCAACTATAACCCTTCAACAAAAGAAGTCTTTATTTGCATCCTAGGTCGAACAGCCATTGACGTTCAAGAGTCAGTGGCAATTGAAAAGGATAAGAGCTATCTTTTAAGTCCAACCCTAATTCCTGAAGATGCAGGGACTCTACGTTACATCAGCAATGATGAAAGCATAGTGAAGGTTGACTCTAAAGGCAATCTCACTGCAATATCTGAGGGAAACACAACCATTATGGTTCTATTTGATGGAAACGATATTTATGCCCCTTCAAATGCTACAGTGAAGGTCTCTGTCTATTCAGGAAGCATGCCAACATCAATCAAAGTCAATAAGTCATTTGAATTGTATATGGATGAATCCATTGATATGGGTGCAGTTCTAGACCCGGCAAATGCAGGAAACTTGACTTATAAAAGCAGCAATGAAAAGATAGTGAAGGTTGACAATTATGGAAAGATAACTGGACTTGGCCAAGGAAAAGCAAATATAACTGTTAGCTTCAGTGGAAATGAGAAGTTTTTAGCCAGCAATGCTACAGCTTTGGTTACAGTTTATCCGTTAGTGGATTTAAAAATTGCTAAAAGTGCAAATGTATCTGGTGAAGTCTATATTGGTGATAAGATCAAATTTGTCATCACTGTTTCAAACAATGGCCCTTCCAATGCAACTGGAGTATATGTAAATGAAGCATTAAACTCTAATCTTGTTTTGGCTTCCAATTCTACAACAAAAGGCAATTATGATGGAAGCAAGTGGACTATTGGCAATCTAAATAAAGGAGAAACAGTTAACCTAACAATTATTGCAAATGTAAAATCTGTTGGTAACATTGATAATAAGGTAATTGCAAATTCCACAGAAAGGGATTCCAATTATACAAACAATATTGCAAGCATAAGCACAATTAAAGCACTCCCTATTGTTGATTTGAGTATTAATGTGACTTCTAATAAAAAATCACTTAATGTGGGAGATACATTCACTTATACAATTAATCTTATTAATTTAGGTCCTTCAAAGGCTACAAATATTATTGTAGATGAATTATTAAGTCAGTTTATTGAGCTTGTCAATGTCAATCTAAGCATTGGAAACTATGATAATTCCACTTCTGTATGGTCTGTTGATCAATTAGATCCGAATAGTCCAGTTAGCTTAAATTTAACTGTTAAGGCAATAAGAGCAGGCAAAATTGAAAATAGTGTAACTGCATATTCCAATGAAAAGGATTCAAATGAATCCAATAATAATTTCACATTATCTATTAATTGTGTTAAAATAAATACTCAATTGACTGCAAATAATATAACTACAAGCTATAATCTTAATAAAGATTTGATAATTGGATTAAATGACAGCAAAGGCAATCCATTAAGTGGATTTATAGTGTCTGTTGACTTAAATGGCAAGAAGAATTATACAACTGATTCAAATGGTCAAATAAAGATTCCAACTAAGTCTTTAATTCCAGACACTTATAATGCAACAATAAGATTCGAAGGAAATGAGAAATATTACTCCTCTCATGCAAGTGCAATCATAGTTGTTAAAAGGGCAAGCACATCATTAAACTATACAAATATGAATACAGTTGCCTTCGATTCAAATATAGAGGGAAGAGTTGGAGAATATTTCCAATTCCAATTATTGGATAATGATGGAAAGCCAATAGCAGGAAAACAGGTATTCATAGGTTTCAATGGAGTAAAATACAATAGAACAACCAACCAAACAGGTGAGGCAAGGCTTCAGATCAACCTAAAGTACGCCAACCATTACACCTTTGCAATCGCATTCCTCGGAGATAACAACTATAGCGGTGATTTCCAAGTAGCACTGATCAATGTGACTGAACAGACTCCTGTTCTAACTACAAGTCCTAAAACCTATAAATCAACTGCAAAGACAAAGGCCTTGACTGCCACTCTTAAATCATCAAGAGGACAAGCCCTTGCAGGCAAAAAAATCACTTTCACCCTTAATGGAAAGGTTTATAGCGGAAATACCAATTCTGATGGCATTGCAACTGTAAATGTAAGCTTAAGCAAGAAAGGAACCTATAGCTTTACAGCCCAGTATGGAGGAGACAGCACATATAAGAAGGTGACTAAAAGTTCAAAACTAACAATAAAATAG
- a CDS encoding Ig-like domain repeat protein, whose translation MISLSSVSAINTNDSSIQDNGDLSIQDSIDEISQFDESEQLNKINKDSPESNFNQELSNDSKDISADSNQDLMGFENYDFKYNTKSSYSNALKDSNVINVTGSTFQDIQDAIDRANDGDILYLKSYKFHGNGTAISINKPLTIIGSYEANNKSHYLDAYLKSRILYIDSDDVTLINIHFDYGGNIDNNGNGGAIYLDGTNCAIVNCSFKGNHAWLGGAIFQSNNSNDLYVGGCKFVENNAQIGAGITTCGFNCLVSNCSFENNSAVTAGAIMTDTQKNGDMTFFRLENSTFINNNATGGGGAINFDGYYQSVYNCKFIDNYAKNSGGAIYGSLKPFDVSLCQFYNNYANTGGAIRGTANYNVSDCRFINNSAHHAGAVFLHSYSNVIDSYFENNYAEANGGAICTDSNTVGVIIKGSTLIGNNATTGSAIMMVSSRSIIENCNFSGNIGKSEGAIYSIHDCNISHCIFDSNQAEKGGAFYIYRGNNSNIDNCRFINNSANSSGGAIYWYVNKGKISNSYFEENQARYGSAIYCSNVEADSGFIITDCDFINNHPKEDGSNTKGGAIYLYDQLKCIIVANSTFEYNYASRGGAIYVEGDVNLIANSTFKYNKADIFSLSAYNDNANLIVTLRGYENYMNAIYAEKTVDFHNVTYWDGEFVTGDYPIKRNLEAGINIILDCRGNGHSLNVTKMTNSMGEVIFDEMRTLPSGTYAYQVSVPDNSYYTAKKLKPDIFNVPYLCENILGIDVADISYDQYPVVNITANYTGNYTVYIANSSYDVTFTDQDVERGRVLGYNITITDEDVVKGEKLIVIPHLFDIKDGYGAYVQLRAIDQENVELVYIQNRTSFNVYKAASALEAEGAVAVNGSDIELNYMAQNGTVTIESIKKDGSLLENGTDYNFTVNDDKIIITGLDAGHYIANLTLIVDDYHNSSSIDVSIDVLIKTSIDVADSISIAETESSLINATLSPEEAGLLNYQSDNETVAVIDNDGRITGILKGNATIFVSYAGNEDYSPSNATVKINVYPLVDLKINKTANVSKAFVDNMIKFTVSVVNDGPSNASGVYVDETLSSILDLISNSSTKGSYDGNKWLVGNLNNGESASLTIVAKINRAGIISNDVTVKANEADSNQSNNNCSISIEGLMIETVLTVPNVTSSYNMDKNFTISLKDINGNPIGDANITVDLNGKKSYITDSNGQIKLSTTGLAVDTHVLNVTFAGNYKYNGSSSSSKIVIIKDSSKLNATDIISTYNDDDYLIVSLTNSQNNPIAGANVFVDLAGKRNYTTDSNGQIKVSLKNLIPDNYNASIAFGGNENYTESSTSAMVTVKRAKTSFNYTDMNTVAFDSKLEGRVGEYFKFKLLDNNGKPIAGRQVFIGFNGVKYNRTTNETGEAQLQINLKYANHYTFAIAFLGDDCYSGSFNVALISVTEQTPVLTTSPKTYKSSAKTKVLTATLKSSRESALPGKKVTFTINGKVYSANTNEDGIATVKVSLSKKGTYSFTVQFGGDSTYKKITKSSKLTIK comes from the coding sequence TTGATATCTTTATCAAGCGTTTCAGCTATAAATACAAATGATTCATCTATTCAAGATAATGGAGATTTATCCATTCAAGACTCAATTGATGAAATTTCCCAATTTGATGAATCAGAACAATTAAATAAAATCAATAAGGATTCACCAGAATCCAATTTTAATCAAGAATTATCTAATGATTCTAAAGACATATCTGCAGATTCCAATCAAGACCTAATGGGATTTGAGAATTATGATTTCAAATACAATACAAAGAGCTCTTATTCAAATGCCCTAAAGGACTCAAATGTCATAAATGTTACAGGAAGCACATTTCAAGATATTCAAGATGCTATAGATAGGGCAAATGATGGGGACATCCTTTATCTCAAGTCATACAAATTCCATGGGAATGGGACCGCCATCAGCATCAATAAGCCCCTTACAATCATAGGTAGCTATGAAGCCAATAACAAAAGCCATTATTTAGATGCATACTTAAAGTCCAGAATATTATATATAGATTCAGACGATGTCACATTAATCAATATTCACTTTGACTATGGGGGAAATATTGACAATAATGGCAATGGAGGGGCCATATATTTGGATGGAACAAACTGCGCAATTGTAAATTGCTCCTTTAAGGGGAATCATGCTTGGCTGGGGGGAGCCATTTTCCAATCAAACAATTCCAATGACCTTTATGTGGGTGGCTGCAAATTTGTAGAGAACAATGCCCAAATTGGGGCGGGAATTACCACATGCGGATTCAATTGCCTTGTTTCAAATTGCAGCTTTGAAAACAATAGCGCCGTTACCGCCGGTGCAATAATGACAGACACTCAGAAGAATGGGGATATGACTTTCTTCCGCTTGGAAAATTCCACTTTCATAAATAACAATGCCACAGGGGGAGGCGGGGCCATCAATTTTGACGGCTACTACCAAAGCGTCTATAATTGCAAGTTCATAGATAACTATGCCAAAAATTCTGGGGGCGCCATCTATGGCAGTTTAAAACCATTTGACGTTTCCCTATGCCAATTCTATAATAACTATGCTAATACCGGAGGTGCCATCAGAGGCACTGCAAACTATAATGTTTCGGACTGCCGATTCATAAATAACTCAGCTCATCATGCTGGCGCTGTATTCCTTCATTCCTATAGTAATGTCATAGATAGTTATTTTGAAAATAACTATGCCGAAGCGAATGGAGGAGCCATCTGTACTGATTCCAACACAGTGGGAGTTATTATTAAAGGCTCCACTTTAATAGGAAATAATGCAACTACAGGCAGTGCCATTATGATGGTTTCAAGTAGAAGCATTATAGAAAACTGTAATTTTTCAGGCAATATCGGCAAAAGCGAAGGCGCCATTTATTCAATCCATGACTGTAACATCTCCCATTGCATCTTCGACAGCAATCAGGCAGAAAAGGGAGGGGCCTTCTATATTTATAGGGGCAACAACAGCAATATTGACAACTGCCGCTTCATAAACAACTCTGCCAATTCTTCAGGAGGGGCCATATATTGGTATGTCAATAAGGGTAAGATTTCAAACTCTTATTTTGAGGAAAATCAGGCTCGATATGGATCTGCAATTTATTGCTCAAATGTAGAGGCGGATTCAGGATTTATAATCACAGATTGTGATTTTATAAATAATCATCCTAAAGAGGATGGATCTAATACAAAGGGGGGAGCGATATATTTATATGATCAATTAAAATGTATCATAGTTGCAAATTCCACTTTTGAGTATAACTATGCCTCTAGAGGAGGAGCCATCTATGTTGAGGGAGATGTAAATCTTATTGCAAATTCAACCTTCAAGTATAATAAGGCAGATATTTTTTCATTATCTGCTTATAATGATAATGCCAATCTTATAGTCACATTAAGGGGCTATGAGAATTATATGAATGCCATCTATGCCGAGAAAACTGTCGATTTTCACAATGTCACCTATTGGGATGGGGAATTTGTCACCGGCGACTATCCTATAAAAAGAAATCTGGAAGCTGGAATAAACATCATCCTTGACTGCAGGGGTAATGGACATAGCTTAAATGTCACTAAGATGACCAATAGCATGGGAGAGGTTATATTTGATGAGATGAGGACCTTGCCAAGCGGAACTTATGCATATCAGGTCTCCGTTCCAGATAACAGCTATTACACTGCCAAAAAGCTTAAGCCTGACATATTCAATGTCCCATATCTTTGTGAAAACATTCTTGGCATTGATGTGGCGGATATCTCTTATGACCAGTATCCTGTTGTAAATATAACCGCCAATTATACAGGTAACTACACAGTCTATATTGCAAATTCAAGCTATGATGTCACATTCACAGACCAGGATGTTGAAAGGGGAAGGGTATTGGGATATAATATCACAATCACCGATGAGGATGTAGTAAAAGGAGAAAAGCTAATAGTAATTCCACATCTTTTTGACATAAAGGATGGCTATGGGGCTTATGTTCAATTGAGGGCAATCGATCAGGAGAATGTTGAGCTTGTCTATATTCAAAACAGGACATCCTTCAATGTCTATAAGGCAGCTTCAGCCCTTGAAGCTGAGGGGGCAGTTGCTGTAAATGGAAGCGATATAGAATTGAATTATATGGCTCAAAACGGCACTGTAACTATAGAAAGCATTAAAAAGGACGGATCTCTTTTAGAAAATGGAACAGACTATAATTTCACAGTAAATGATGATAAGATAATCATCACAGGATTGGATGCAGGCCATTATATTGCTAATCTGACCTTGATTGTCGACGATTATCATAACAGCTCCTCTATAGATGTTTCAATTGATGTTCTTATCAAAACCAGCATCGATGTGGCAGATTCTATTTCCATTGCCGAAACAGAGAGCTCTCTAATAAATGCAACACTATCTCCAGAGGAAGCAGGTTTATTGAATTACCAAAGTGATAATGAAACTGTGGCGGTCATTGATAATGATGGAAGAATAACTGGAATTTTAAAAGGAAATGCAACTATATTTGTTAGTTATGCTGGAAATGAGGATTATTCTCCTTCCAATGCCACTGTAAAGATAAACGTTTATCCTTTGGTTGATTTGAAAATAAACAAAACTGCAAATGTATCTAAGGCTTTTGTAGATAACATGATTAAGTTTACAGTCTCTGTGGTCAATGATGGTCCTTCCAATGCTAGCGGAGTTTATGTGGATGAGACATTAAGCTCCATCCTTGATCTTATTTCCAATTCCTCAACAAAGGGAAGCTATGATGGAAATAAATGGTTGGTTGGCAATTTGAATAATGGTGAAAGTGCAAGCCTAACAATAGTTGCCAAAATCAACAGAGCTGGAATAATAAGCAATGATGTGACTGTCAAGGCCAATGAAGCCGATTCCAATCAGTCCAATAATAATTGTTCAATCTCCATTGAAGGATTAATGATTGAAACTGTATTGACAGTTCCAAATGTGACTTCAAGCTATAATATGGATAAGAATTTTACAATCAGCTTAAAAGATATAAACGGAAACCCAATTGGAGATGCAAATATAACTGTTGACTTAAATGGCAAAAAGAGTTATATAACAGATTCAAATGGACAAATCAAGCTTTCAACTACAGGATTGGCTGTAGATACACATGTTTTGAATGTCACATTTGCAGGCAATTACAAGTACAACGGTTCAAGCTCTTCAAGCAAGATAGTTATTATCAAGGATTCAAGCAAATTAAATGCAACAGACATTATTAGCACTTATAATGATGATGATTATCTTATTGTAAGCTTAACTAACTCTCAGAACAATCCTATTGCAGGAGCAAATGTATTTGTTGATTTGGCTGGAAAAAGAAATTACACTACAGATTCCAATGGCCAAATCAAAGTGTCTCTTAAGAATCTAATTCCAGACAACTACAATGCAAGCATTGCATTTGGAGGAAATGAAAACTATACAGAATCCAGCACAAGTGCAATGGTGACAGTTAAAAGGGCAAAGACATCATTTAACTACACAGATATGAATACAGTTGCATTCGATTCAAAATTAGAGGGAAGAGTTGGAGAATACTTTAAATTCAAATTGCTGGATAATAATGGAAAGCCAATAGCCGGAAGACAGGTATTCATAGGTTTCAATGGAGTCAAATACAATAGAACAACCAACGAAACAGGTGAGGCACAGCTTCAGATAAACCTTAAGTATGCCAACCATTACACATTTGCAATAGCATTCCTTGGAGATGACTGCTATAGCGGATCATTCAATGTTGCGCTGATTAGTGTAACTGAACAGACTCCTGTTCTAACTACAAGTCCTAAGACCTATAAGTCAAGCGCTAAGACAAAGGTCTTGACTGCTACACTTAAATCCTCAAGGGAAAGTGCCCTTCCAGGCAAAAAGGTCACTTTCACTATTAATGGAAAGGTATATTCTGCAAATACTAATGAGGATGGTATAGCTACTGTAAAGGTCAGCCTAAGCAAGAAAGGAACCTATAGCTTTACAGTTCAGTTTGGAGGAGACAGCACATATAAGAAGATTACTAAAAGCTCAAAACTTACTATAAAATAG